The region CGATTCCTTGAGTCCGGCTCCGCTGATCTCGATGAATTCAGCATTGTCACGCAGGGCCTTGAGGTTTTCAGCGCCGCAATAACCCATGCCGGAGCGCAATCCGCCGGTCAGTTGGTAGATGAAATCCTTGATCGGCCCCTTGTAAGGCACCATGCCCTCGATCCCCTCGGCCACAAGCTTGTTCTCATCCGCGCTTTCCTGGAAATAGCGTTCCCGGCTGCCCAGTTTCATCGCCCCAATGGAGCCCATGCCCCGGTAGCTTTTGAATCTGCGCCCGTTATAGATGATGTATTCCCCGGGGCTTTCATCCGTGCCGGC is a window of Candidatus Syntrophosphaera sp. DNA encoding:
- a CDS encoding IMP dehydrogenase, whose product is GIGPGSICTTRVIAGIGVPQLSAIMDCAEIAAKAGIPLIADGGIKYSGDIVKALAGGADAVMIGSLLAGTDESPGEYIIYNGRRFKSYRGMGSIGAMKLGSRERYFQESADENKLVAEGIEGMVPYKGPIKDFIYQLTGGLRSGMGYCGAENLKALRDNAEFIEISGAGLKESHPHDVNITKESPNYQARD